The genomic region GCCTTCATTCAGGAAGACCTGGTGCACGACCGCTACCTGTACCTGCCCTCGGTGGGATTCGCCATCGTACTGGCATGGGCGATTCGGGCGATCAAGTCAGACGGGCGGGAACTGTTCGGCGCGCCGCCAGTGCCGATGGCGATCACTCTGGTCCTGGGCTGTGCGCTGGCCGCCGGCACCGCCCTCCAGAACGTGTACTGGATGAACGACCTGATCCTCTACGCGCACGCCGTAAATGCCGCCCCGGAAAACGTCGTCGCGATCAATCACCTGGCGAATGAGTTCTACAAGCGCCATCGTCCCGAGGACGCACTGGCGCTGTATCGCGAATCGCTGCAGATCAAGCCCGATGACTGGGCGACACACTTCGCGGTGGGGATCACCATGTACGGATTGGGAAGATTTCCGGAAGCGCAAAAGGAACTCGAAACCGCGGTCCCGCTGCTGCCGAACAATGCCGACGAGTATTACTACCTTGGCTTGGCGCATTTGGAGCAGGGGAACTACGCGCAGGCGGAGCCATATTTCCGCAAGGCGATCGAGATGTTCGGCGCCAAGCCGGGATTTCATTACGCCCTGGCGACATCGCTGGAGAAACAGGGCAAGCTCAAGGCGGCGCGGGAGGAACTGCGGGAGGAGTGGAAGATCAATCCGGAACCGCAGGTGAAGCAGGATCTGGAGCGAGTGGAGAAACTGCTGGGTGGCAATCAGTAGTTCGTAGAACTGCGTTCAATTATTTGCTTCTTCGAAGGGGTGCGGCTTCTTTTGAAGGGGTGCGCTTCTTTGAAGGGGTGCGGCTTCAGCCGCGCCGTGAGAAGCCCAACTGTGGCGGCTTTAGCCGCTGAGGGATTCCGCCTTTAGCTCACCAGGCGTACCGCCTCCGTCTTAATCAAAGATGAAAATCGCGGCGGCGATCACCGTGGTCCACTTGCCCTTCTTGTCGCCGACCGCGGACTGGGTGATGTTCAGCGTGCGAACAATCTTGTTCGACAGCCGGTACACTTCTTTCTTTTCATCCCAGGATTTGTCGGGGTCGAACTCGACGTCGAGCGTGGTGGCCAGCATTTCGGCGGCGAGTTCCTCGGCGTAGTCGCCGGCCTGATCGTCGGTTTCGCCGAAGGAGTGGTGCTCGCTGAGATAGCCGTAGGTAGAGCGGTCGGCAGGGATCGCCAGTCCGATACTGGCGGCCAGCAGCCGGTGGGGCTCATGGGTGGAATTCTCGGCCACCACGGCGAAAACAACTTCACCGTGGCTGAGATGGCGCAGGCCGAGGGAGCGCGGGATCACCTTGCATTGTGGAGGAAAGATCGACGAAACCCGCACCAGGTTTTGCGAGGCGATGCCGGCGTCGCGCAACGCCAGCTCAAACGAGGTGAGACGCTCCTTGTGCTTACCGACCCCTTTTGTCAGGAAGATCCGCCGCGGGACCATGTCTTTGCCCAATTCATTTGCCTCCGGGTTTCACTGGACAGTTGCAAAATAACACGGTGCCGCGGGAGTGGTGCACGCAAAAATGCAGGCAGCGCAAAATTTTTGTTGCTGAAACAAGGTCCTCGGCGAATGCCGGTGGCCCTCGGGGGCAGCGAATCCGAGCCTGGCTATTTTTTTGGTTTTGCGATGGAAGTCGCCTGGATCACGTTGCCGGAAACCGTGCCCTTGACCGTAGCTTTTTCGCCGGCAAACTTGTCGAAATCCGCCTTGTTGCCTTTGAGCGTGTAGACCTTGGCGCCAACCACCAGGGCGTAGTCGGCTCCGGTCTTTACGCACGCGCGGGTACATTGGTCATCGGACAATCCGGGCATCATGGTGTGATGGGCGCCGCACATGGTGTCGCTGACCGTGCCGGTGAAGGTCTGGTCCTTGGAGTCGGCGGCCAACAGGCCGAGGGATAACAGCAGCAGGACAGCCAGGGTGCGCATTGCTCGGTTCATCGGTTTCTCTCCCCACTAATCTTGGAAATCAGTATAGGGCAACAACCAGCTACCGACTACCAGTTACAATGTCGCCTGTTTCGCGCTCTTGAGTTTGACGGCGATGTCAATGAACGCCAAGGCGGCGCGGGAGAGAGCCTTGTCCTTGCGGAAGACCAGGGCGAGGTCGCGGCGGATGGTGGCGTCGGCGATGGGCAAGGCGACCAGGACGCCGGCACGGACATCTTCCAGGACGTTGGAGCGGGCGATGAATCCGATGCCAACATCGGCGGCTACAAAGCGCTTAAGTAGTTCGCTGGAATCAAGTTCCATGGAAATGTTCAACTTTAACTTGCGCTCATGAAAGTACTCTTCGATGGCATCACGCGTGTGCCCGGCCTCGGGGATCAGCAGGGGGTACTGGGAGGCGTCGGCCAGCGTCGCCGATTTCGTTTTCGATAGCGGATGGCGCGGCGGCGTGATGATGACCAGTTCGTCGCGGTGAATCGGCACCACGGTAAGGCGGTTGTCATTGACCGGCAGCGACATGACGCCGAAGTCCACCGAGTTGTCAATGATGCCGCTGAGAATGCCGGCCGATTCCAGCCGGTTGATGTTGACCGACACGCCCGGATACTGCTTCTTGAATTCGGAGAAGACCTCGGGCAGGACGTGGAGACAGGTGCCCTCGTTGGCCCCGACCACGATTTCACCGCGCGGCACGCGCTCCATTTCCGCCATCGCGGTGACCACGGCGCGGCGCGCCTGAATCGCGTCCTCGGCGTACTTCTGGAACGCCTTGCCGGCGCCGGTGAGGGAGACCTTGCCTCCGGAGCGGTCCAGCAGCTTGGCTCCGATCTCGTCCTCCAGGCCGCGGATCTGGGCGGAGATCGCCGGTTGCGTCCGGAAGCGCTTCTCGGCGGCCCGGGAGAAGCTGCTGAGGCGCGCGACTTCGAGAAACGTCTCCAGTTGGTCGAAATCCATGAGAAAGCTCTCAGCTCTCAGCGTTCAGCCTGAACGACTTGCGATCGCTCATAAGCGTTTCTACTGCCGCAATAACAACTATGAATTTCCCGATGCGGCG from Terriglobia bacterium harbors:
- a CDS encoding arginine decarboxylase, pyruvoyl-dependent, with product MVPRRIFLTKGVGKHKERLTSFELALRDAGIASQNLVRVSSIFPPQCKVIPRSLGLRHLSHGEVVFAVVAENSTHEPHRLLAASIGLAIPADRSTYGYLSEHHSFGETDDQAGDYAEELAAEMLATTLDVEFDPDKSWDEKKEVYRLSNKIVRTLNITQSAVGDKKGKWTTVIAAAIFIFD
- a CDS encoding LysR family transcriptional regulator — translated: MDFDQLETFLEVARLSSFSRAAEKRFRTQPAISAQIRGLEDEIGAKLLDRSGGKVSLTGAGKAFQKYAEDAIQARRAVVTAMAEMERVPRGEIVVGANEGTCLHVLPEVFSEFKKQYPGVSVNINRLESAGILSGIIDNSVDFGVMSLPVNDNRLTVVPIHRDELVIITPPRHPLSKTKSATLADASQYPLLIPEAGHTRDAIEEYFHERKLKLNISMELDSSELLKRFVAADVGIGFIARSNVLEDVRAGVLVALPIADATIRRDLALVFRKDKALSRAALAFIDIAVKLKSAKQATL